Proteins encoded together in one Hemiscyllium ocellatum isolate sHemOce1 chromosome 31, sHemOce1.pat.X.cur, whole genome shotgun sequence window:
- the med31 gene encoding mediator of RNA polymerase II transcription subunit 31, which translates to MTAAAAAMETEEQAKLRFQVELEFVQCLANPNYLNFLAQRGYFRDRTFVNYFKYLLYWKEPEYAKYLKYPQCLHMLELLQYEHFRKELVNAQCAKFIDEQQLLHWQHYSRKRVRLQQALAEQQQQNITPSK; encoded by the exons ATGACGGCCGCAGCAGCCGCCATGGAGACAG AGGAACAGGCAAAACTGCGATTTCAGGTGGAGCTGGAGTTTGTACAGTGTCTGGCGAACCCAAACTACCTGAACT TTTTGGCACAGCGAGGGTACTTCAGAGACCGAACATTTGTCAATTACTTCAAGTATCTGCTGTACTGGAAGGAGCCGGAATATGCCAAGTACCTGAA GTATCCCCAATGCCTCCACATGCTGGAGCTGCTGCAGTATGAGCACTTCCGCAAGGAGCTGGTCAACGCGCAGTGTGCCAAGTTCATCGATGAGCAGCAACTACTGCACTGGCAGCATTATTCCCGGAAACGAGTGAGGCTGCAGCAAGCACTCGCTGAGCAACAACAGCAGAACATCACACCCAGCAAGTGA